GGCGTGCTCTCGGCAGAAGTCAACTACGCGACCGACGAAGCGACCGTCGAGTACAACCCTGCCGCAACCGACCGTGAGCAGCTCTACGCCGCGATCGAGGACGCGGGGTACTCGCCCGTCCGCGACGACAGAAGTGAAGAATCCGAACAGGACCAGCGCGACGCCGCGCGCAGCGAGGAGATCCGCCGGCAGCTTCGACTCACGCTGTTCGGCGCAGTGCTCTCGCTCCCGCTGATCGCGTTCATGGTTGAGAAGCTCGTGCTCGGCGGCGGGGCGCTCCCCGAGACGATCTTCGGTGTGGAGTTCGGCTGGGTCGAGTTCCTGCTCGCGACCCCGGTCCAAATCGTGCTCGGTCGACCGTTCTACAGGAACGCCTACACGGCGCTCGTCAAGAACCGGACGGCGAACATGGACGTGCTGATCGCGCTCGGTTCTTCGACCGCATATCTCTACTCGGTCGTCGTCCTCCTGGGGCTCCTCGCGGGAAGTCTGTACTTTGACACCGCCGCGTTGATCCTCGTGTTCATCACGCTCGGGAACTACCTCGAAGCCCGCTCGAAGGGACAGGCCGGCGAGGCACTCCAGCAGCTCCTCGAAATGGAGGCCGACACCGCGACTGTCGTGGACGAGGATGGCAACGAAGAGGAGGTTCCGCTGGAAGAGGTCGACGTCGGTGATCGGATGAAGGTCCGTCCCGGCGAACAGATCCCGACCGACGGCGTCGTAGTCGACGGCCAGTCGGCGGTCGACGAGTCGATGGTCACCGGCGAGTCGGTGCCCGTCGAGAAGGAGGCGGGCGACGAGGTCGTCGGATCGACGATCAACGAGAACGGCGTCCTGGTGGTCGAAGCCACCAAGGTCGGTGCCGACACGGCGCTCCAGCAGATCGTTCAAACTGTCAAGGAGGCCCAATCGCGCCAGCCCGACATCCAGAACCTCGCCGATCGTATCTCGGCGTACTTCGTGCCGATCGTGATCGCGAACGCGCTCCTCTGGGGACTCGTCTGGTATCTGTTCCCCGCAGCGCTCGCGGGATTCGTCGACACGCTGCCGCTGTTGGGGCTCGTCGCGGGCGGTCCGGCAGCCGCCGGCGGCACGGTCTCGGCGTTCGAGTTCGCGGTGGTCGTGTTCGCCTCCGCCGTCCTGATCGCGTGTCCGTGCGCGCTCGGGCTCGCAACTCCGGCGGCGACGATGGTGGGGACCTCGATCGGTGCGAAAAACGGCGTCCTGTTCAAGGGTGGTGATGTCCTCGAACGCGCGAAGGACGTCGATACGGTCGTGTTTGACAAGACGGGGACGCTCACGACGGGCGAGATGGAACTTACCGACGTGGTTCCGCTCGATGGTACTCGGACCGCCACCGACGGCGGGAGTGGAACGGTCGCCGACGGTGGGATGCAGGCGTTCGAAGGTCGATCCGAAAGCGACGACGAGATCGGCGAGGAAACCGTCCTCCGGACCGCAGCGAGCGCCGAATCCGGTAGCGAGCACCCGCTCGCGCAGGCTATCGTCGCCGGGGCCGAGGAGCACGGCATCGACCTCGCCGACCCGACCGAGTTCGAGAACGTGCCGGGACAGGGCGTGCGCGCGACAATTGACGGCGAGGAGGTGCTCGTCGGCAACCGCAAACTCATACGGGACAGCGACATCGATCCCGCACCCGCCGAGGACGAACTCGAACGGCTGGAGGCCGAGGGCAAGACCGCGATGCTGGTCGCACGCGGGGGGGCGCTGCTCGGGCTCGTGGCCGACGCGGATACGGTGAAAGAGAGCGCGAAGGAGGCCGTTGGGGCGCTCCACGACCGCGACCTCGCGATCCACATGATCACCGGCGATAACGAGCGGACGGCCGAAGCGGTCGCCGAGGAAGTCGACATCGACCCCGCGAACGTGCGTGCGGAGGTGCTCCCCGAGGACAAGGCCGCCGCAGTCGAGGAGATCCAGTCGGCGGGCAGTCGTGCGATGATGGTCGGTGACGGTGTGAACGACGCCCCCGCGCTCGCGACCGCCTACGTGGGAACCGCGATCGGCTCGGGGACCGACGTCGCGATCGAGGCCGCCGACGTCACCCTGATGCGCGACGATCCGCTTGACGTGGTGAAAGCGATCCGCATCAGCGACGGCACGCTCCAGAAGATCAAGCAGAATCTCTTCTGGGCGCTCGGGTACAACACCGCGATGATCCCGCTCGCGTCGCTCGGTCTGCTCCAGCCCGCGCTCGCCGCCGCGGCGATGGCGTTCTCGTCGGTCTCGGTGCTGTCGAACAGCCTCTTGTTCCGGCGGTACACGCCGGACGAGGACTATCGCCTGCTGTACCGCTGGCGATAGTTCGAGGAGGCGTGTACCTCGAAGTGCCAGCGGCACTTCGGCGGTACGTGCCGGACCACGACTACGAGCTACTCGGCTTCCTCCGATAGCTGCATCGGCGACTTCCGTCGCTTCTGTGACGGACGAACAGGTGGTTTCTTGTATCTCTCATGCGATCGATGCGGTAGAATGCCCTACAGCTACGAACCGCACTACTTCGAGGACTTGGACGTGGGCCAGACCTTCGAGAGCGCCGGGCGAACAGTAACAGAGACCGATTTTGCGATGCACTCGATGTTCACCGGCGACTGGACCGAACTCCACACCAACAAGGAGTACTCCGAGGATGGCCCGTTCGGCGCGCGGATCGCCCAGGGACCGATGACGTTCATCCTCTCGACAGGATTATTCCAGCGGACGGGAATCGTCGAGCGCACAGTCGTGGCCTTCCTTGGGATGAACTACATGGATATTCCAAATCCAGTGTTTATCGGCGACACCGTGAGTGCCGACTTCGAAGTGACCGAGAAACGCGACCTCGACAGCCGGGACGACGCCGGCCTAGTCGTGATCGATAGCGAGATGACCAATCAGGACGGCGAATCGGTGTTCGCTGGCGATATGAAGTTCCTCTTTAAACTGAAATCCGACGCCGAATAGCGACGACAATCGAACATCAGGGCGTCGAACCTGACTTTCCACTGCGGTGAATCCGAACCGTGAAAGATCCCTCGACGGTTTGCACCAGTAGTGGCAGTTCTGGCTCGATTGCTGGCGATGCTCGCCGTGGTGTTGGCCGGGACCGGGCTGCGCGCGGTCGGGGTTCTCGATGATGGTCGAACCGGCCGATTGAACGCGCTCGCGTACTACGTCGCGCTCCCGGCGCTGATCTTCACCGCGACGTACGGATCAGTCGGTCGGCGACCTCCTCTCACCGGCGCTGCTCGCGGGGCTGTTGGTCGTGCTCTTCGCCACGGCGGCGCTCGCGTGGGTCGTCTTCTCGACGCTCGCCGTCGATCCCGCGGCGCTGACAGCGGGCGTCGTGATGTTCGGGACGCCGACCTCGGTCTCGACGTTCGTCTACACCACCGAACTCGGTGGCGACGAGGGGTTCGCATCGCTCAACGTCTTCGTCACGACGGTCGCCTCGATCGGGAGTCTGTTCGTTCTCATCCACCTGATCGGGTAGCCCGGGACCCCAACCCTTAGTATTCGATCGCGCCACCTCCCGATCGAATGTCCGCAACCGACTCCCGCCGGGAGTTCTTCGTCCGGGTATCGGTCGTCGTGGCCGTCGCAACCCTGTTCCTCACTGCGAGCTTCGTCGGTTTGCTCGCCCTTCTCAACGGTGATCTGCGGGGGAGTTCCTCCCGGATCGCGTGGTATCTGACGATCGCTGCCGTCGCGTTCGTCGGCGTCATCATCCTCCTCGAAACGCAGGATGCTGCGGGAACGTCGATCATCACGACGGCTGCGATCGTGGCCGCGATCGTCTTCGTGCTCGTCTCGCTCGGTGTCGAAGGACTCCTCTACACTCTCCGAAACCCGGCTGCAGTGTTCGTCTCACAGACCATCCTCTACTTCTTCGCGGCGGCGCTCATCGGTAGTGGGCTCGGCTACTGGGCGCTGCGCCACTGGCGGGAAGTCGTCGGCTAACGGCGCGACGCTATCGATAGTCCGGACGGCGAGTGAGACGTTCACCGCGGCAGCAAATCACGTCCTCAACGATCGTCGCCGGCGAGTCGCCGGCGGAGCAGGTACGAACCCAGCCGAAGACGATAGCCGAGCGAACGAAGCAGGAACAACGAGAGATCGCCGACTTCGGCGACGACTCCGCCGACACCGGTGCGGTCCTCGGCGGTGGCCGGTGGGGTCGGCGGCGTCGGGCGCTGGCGCGGCGACGACACGATGTCGTTCGGGATGTCGATCACGCGCCTGGCCCGCGATCCCGCGTCCGTGCTGGTGGAATCGGTACTGGTGTCGCCGGCCGCGGGGTGCTCATTCTGGCTGGCCCGAAGCTCGGCGACCTCGTTTTCGAGCGCGCGATTTCGCTGTTGCTCGCGCTCGACCGCGGCTTCGAGTTCTGTCGAGTCCATGCTGTCGAGTGCTCGTCCGCCGTCGGAATCGGGTGCTGTGGCGTCGGCCACCGCCTCGTCAAGATCGGGGTTCGACGTCACCGTCATCTGCTCGTCTGCCGTCGATCCAGTGCCCCAGTCCGAGTCGGCACAGCTCGGGGCATCGTGATCCGAATCGACGTGTGCCGTCTCGGAGCCAGTGTCGAGCGGCGACTCCTCGGTGAGGAGCGCGTCGGCTGCGCCGTTGCCAGCCGACGAGTCGTACGAGTCGAGACCCGGAGTCGCACCGGCATCGTGTGTGGCTTTTCGTCGGAACTGGACACGATCCACCGAATCGTCCCAGTCCGTCAGCAAGAACCCCTCGCCCGCGTCGAAGTCCTGGATCAAGTCGGCGCGTTCCGAGCCGAGCACGTCGCCCGCGATCGAGACGTCGTTCTTCCACGTCAGCCGGTGCCAGACCAGCCAATCGCACTGGGTAATGAAGTCCTTGTCGACCGACGATGGGCGCTGTGACATCCCGCAGATCCCGAACCCGCGCTTCCGGCCGCGCTTGCCGATCCGTTTCAGGAGCTTCGCGAGATCGGTCCCGCCGCCGGACTGAGGGAGATACTCCTGCATCTCCTCGATCAGGAGCAAGAACGGCTTGCGCTCGCGCTTTTCCTTTCTGAACAGGTGGGCGACGACGTCGTGGATCAGCGTCTCGGCCTCCTCACCGTCGAAGTAGCCCGACACGTCGAGGATCACGGGCACGTTCTCGACGAGGGCGGCCTCGGCGATCGACTCCGCGTCGTCGGGGGCGACTTCGACGTCACAGAACTCGTCGGCACCGACGTGCAGCACCTCGAATCGTTCTTTCAGGCCGTAGTACTCGCCCTCGGTGTCGACGATCAGGAGATTGAACCCGTCGGTGAGCAGTTGTTCGGTGATCACGCTTGCGGTGTTCGACTTCCCGCTTCCTGATTTCCCAGTGATAAATCCACGCCCTGTGAGAATTTCGACGGTCGGGAGCGCCCTGCCGTCCTCGGTCACGACGATGTGCTGTTCGCGCTCCTCTTGGGCCATTCGTGAGGACTGGTTCACGCCACCACGATAAAGATCCTGTGTCGACGGCGCGCCACCACGCCGATTGTCGGGTCGACCCCCGTAGCGGCGCGGGACGTGGGGTTCCGTAGCGTTCATACTGACTGGACAGTTAGCCACGCCGAGGAGTCATCCTATCGAAATGCTCGGAGCGCTACGGGATCGGCTGTACGCTGCCGTGCTCCGCTTCCCCGCGTTGCTGGCGCGGCTCGGCCTCGTCGACCGCGATAAGGGGACCGAAGCGTTCGATCTCGCTGTCCCGGTGATGGTCTCGGGGGGCTTTCGGACGCTGCTCCGGGTCACGGACTTCTTCATGGTGAGTCTCGCACTCGGAAGCGCGGCGGTCGCCGGACTCGAACTCGGCTTTCAGTACTACTTCATCGGCTTCGGGCTCGCGCTCGGACTGTCGAGCGGAACGATCAGTATCGTCTCGCGGTTCGTCGGAGCCGGCGAGGACGCGCAAGCGGACCTCGCGATCAAACAGTCGCTCTGGCTCGCGCTTTCGATCACGATTCCGCTCACGCTCGTGACGTGGTTCGAGGCCGAGGCGATGATCGGACTGCTCACCGACGCCCCTCAGACGATCGCGCTCGGTGGCACGTACCTCCGGATCGTGATGCTCTCGGTTTCGTTCCGGTTCTGGAGCATGATCGCCGCGCGGGCGCTCCAGGGCGCGGGCGACACGCGGACCCCGATGTACGTCCGCCTACTCACGATCCCGGTCAACATCGTCCTGAACGCCGTCCTCATCTTCGGAATCGGTGTGTTCCCCGCGCTTGGCGTCGCTGGCGCGGCGTGGGGTACGACGATCGCGAACACCCTCGCGGGTGTGATCTTCTTCGTGCTGCTCACCTCCGGCCGGTACTCCGTTCGACTCCGGCTCGGTGGCACGCAGTGGTCGACCGACATCGCTCGGGAACTGATCCGGGTCGGCTACCCGCTCGCGGGCCTCCAGCTGATCCGGACGTTCGGTCGCTTCCCGTTCCTGTTTGTCCTCGCGAGCCTCGGCACAGGGGTAGTCGCCGCGTACGCGATCGCGCGGCGGGTCATGCTGCTCGCGATGATGCCGGCCTGGGGGTACTCCACCGCGTCGAGCACGCTCGTGGGTCAGCACGTCGGCGCGGGCGACGCGGACGAAGCCGACGACTACGCCTGGCAGACCCTCCGGATCGCCCTGCCGACACAGCTCCTGATCGCAGGCGTGCTCGTGCTGTTTGCGCGCCCGATCGCGCTGCTGTTCGCGACCGATACGCCCGGGTTGACGGTCGCGTTCATCCGGGTGTTCGGGCTCGGCGTGATCGCGTTCAGCGTCTCGCGGACGATGCGGGGCGGGCTGCGTGGCGCGGGCGACACCCGCTGGCCACTCTACGGGACGCTGCTCGGTACCTTAGTGCGGCTGCCGATCGCGGCGCTCGCGCTCCCGACGACGCTCACGCTCACGGTCGCTGGTGTGTCGTTCGCGCCCGGTCTCGGCCTCGGCCTCGGTGCTGTCTACGTCGCGATGCTCGCGGACCTCTACCTCCGTGCGGGCGTCAACCTGTTCCGGTTTTGGACCGGGAAGTGGAAGGCGATCGCGGCGCGCTCCGGCGTCGGTGCCGGCGGTGACTGACGACTGAGCTCTCGTGACAGTGCTCGCATTCCGTACTCAGTGATCGAAAGCTCACGGCGTGTGGCCGCAGTCACCGACGATCAGTCGGCCGTGTGATCGGTCACCTCGTATCCGAGGTCGGCGACGACCTGCTCGATGTAGCTCCCGGTCGTCGGGCGCGGCGTGGCGAACGCGACCACGCCCGCCTCGTGATCGGCCGTCACGTCCGTGACGTCGCCGACCGCACCGACCTTGTCTTCGATGATCGCTTCACATCCCGTACACGTCATTCCGTCGACGTCGATTCGGTGACGCATAGTCTATGATACCCGCGGAGACGGCTTAAGATACCAAGAATCTGAGGAAAAATGGATCGTGACGATCACACGTCGGCGGTGGTCGATCGACGGTTCAATCGTGCGTTTCGACCGATGCTTCACCGGCGTTCCGTTTGACGCTCCGAATGCCGTTCCGTGCCGCCCGTTTCGAGCTGTAGCCCTCGCCGCCGTCGGCGATGATCTCGGTGTTCAGGTGGCGGAGCCGCCATCGCCACTCGCCCGCGCTGTCCACGTAGAGTTCGAATGTCGCCTGGCTCATGATGCACGCGGGTTTGGCGACCCCGGGTAATCAGTTCGGGACACCCTGCGATTCGACGGTTCGTTCGACCACAGCGATCCTCAATCCGCATCCGATCGCCGGACGCGCGGAGGTCGAGTTCGAACGTCCAGCCGCACCGAACCTGCTCGACGAGGTGGCAGTAGGCGTCCGCCATCGCGGTCGGCGAGATGAGTTCGTCGTCCTGGATGACTCTAAGTGAACTCAATCGAGTTCGCGACCGCAGTGGGGACACCGATCAGGATCGGCGTCGTCCGCGATGAATCCCGAGGCGAGGATGCTGGCGGGGAGCGCGACCAGACCAGTGCCGAGCACTGCGACCGTCGCGCCGAGGAGTTTTCCGAGCGGTGTCACCGGATAGACGTCGCCGTAGCCGACCGTCGTGAGGGTCACGACGCCCCACCACAGCGCCGCCGGAATGCTCGAAAACGCCTCGGGCTGGGCGTCGTGCTCGACGAAGTACATCAGGCTCGACGCCAGCGTGAGGAGGAGACTCGTTCCGGCGATCGCGACGGTCAGATCGCCGGTTTTCCGCTTCGCCACCCGCTTGAACCGTGCAACCGACTGAGAGTACCGCGCGAGCTTGAACAGCCGGAGGAACCGAAAGAGCCTGAGCGCGCGGAGCACCCGGAGATCCGAGGCGAACACGACCGTGCCGAGATAGAACGGCGCAACGGCGAGCAGGTCGATCACGACCGCTGGCCGCGTCATGAATCGCAGGCGGCCGAAAACCGGATGATCGTACTCCTCGGCCGCCGTCGCTGACCAGACTCGGAGGACGTACTCGGCGGTGAACACCGCGACCGAGAGGAGTTCGAAGGTATAGAAAACAGCCTGGTAGCGGGTGAACAGCGGATCGACCGTGCCGAAAACGACGGCAACGACGTTACAGACGATGAGCCCCGCGATCAGCCAATCGACGGCCCGCGCAGCCGATCCCCCCTTACCGACCGTCAACAAGAGATGTGTCGAGCGCTTCGCGTCTCGATACCGCGCTCGAAGAGGACGTAGCATCGATGGTACTGAAAACTCGGCGGGCGGTGGCGTCACCGTGTGTTTCCGGGTGTTCCTGGCGCGTTCTCGTTGCCGGCGAGGCGGATGCTACGGACCGAACTCTTCCTTGTGCTCCTGGTAGAGGATCCCCGTGAACAGGGCGAAAGGGACCAGTCCGAGCACGGCCAACCCCAGTCCAGCCCCGAGAAGCGACGGGACGTTCGCATACCGGATGAAGTACACCAACACGCTGATCCCGGCCCCGATGAACGCGACGACGCTCGTGATCGCCAGCCCGAAGCTCCACTTCCGCATCCGCCATCCGAGGTTCTCCGAGCGTCGGAGCATCTGGATCAGGACCGCGATCGGCGGGATCGTCAGCGCCACCAGCTGGAGGAGGTTCAGCGCGACGTCCTCACTCATCGGTTGCCTCCGAAACTGGTGGTCGGCCGCCGTTCGATCGTGCATCGTCGTTCTCGGACCGTCTGGGAGTGGTTCGTTCGTGCATATGTCGTGTTTCGTGTTCGAGTATCGTTCCGTCCTCGCCGACCGCGACATCGGTGGCTCCGAGCGCGATCCCCCAGAGATCGGCATCAGTCGGGGAGTCGACGCCGTGCCAGCCTCGGTCGGGCGTTCGTTCGATGATCGCTCCACTCTCGCCGACCGCGACCGCGCGCACTCCGTCATCGTCACCTGCAGCGTGTTCGTCGGTGGCGATCGCGTAAACCGCCGCCTCGCCGACCGAGAGTGGCGTCCAGTTCCCGCACGCACGGTCGTAGCGGTAGAGCATACCGTCACCACCGCCGACGAGCAGCGACCCGTCCGTGGCGCACACGCCGTGGAAGTTGACCTGCGCACAGTCGACCCCGATCTGGACCCACTCCTCGTCAGCAGTTGCGAAAACGCCGCCGCTGGTATCGGCGGCATAGCAGGCGCTCGCGTCGGCGGCGAGCGCCGTGATCGTCGACCCACCACCGGGTTCGGTGACCGCACCGTACTGCGGACAGCCGCGGTCGTCGAACCCGATCGGGAGGAGCTCGCCCGACCCGTTCGCGACGCAGAGACGCTCGTCGTCCGGCGTGCCGGCGACCGCGATCGCCTCCCAGGTGCTCGTTTTCTCCATCGGGGCGGTGTAGTCGTACTTCCGCCCCGACGTGGTGTCGTACATCCCGAGCGCGCCGCTGTCGCCAGCGAACCAACACCGTTCGCGGTCTGGCGTGACCGCGACGCAGGTGAGCCGGTTGCGATCGGTCGCCGGCCCGGCCCCGATCACCGTCGTCCATCCCGTCTCGTCGCGCGCGAGAACCACCCCGTCCTCGCCGACCGCGTACGGGCCGCGGACGGTTTCGACGACGCCGAGAAGCGTCTTGTCGGTCGGTGAATCGATCGCTCGCCACTCGGCTCGGTCCCGGTGATTCGTCGTTTCGGTCATACTGTGCAGTGGTCGGTGTAACTCTGACGAGCGGTACCGCCGGCGTCACTGGTACCCACCGAGAAGGAGGACGGAGAGTCCGTTCGTCATCACGAGTGCGATCGCCCACGCGACGATGCCGACACCGACTGCCGTCGGGGGCCGTGCGTCGGTCCGATGACCGACGACGCCGACCCACGCCGCGGCCGGCAGGACCGCCCCGAGAAGGGGGACCCAGCCGAGCAGTAGCGCGACGACGACGGCGAGCACCGCGCCGACCGCCGCGGTGGCGAACGACGCTTCCACAGTGGGCGTCGCCCCGCCTGCCCCCAGCGGGACGCCGACGTAGATCGTGAGCCCGCCAACGATGATGCCGACGACGAGGTTCACCACCGCTCCGAGCAGTCCGGCGATCATCGGTCGAGGAGCTGCGCGTGGGCCGTAGTCGTTTCGAGGTCGTCGACGTCGAACGTCGCGGCGTGAAACAGTTCGCCCTCGGTCGAGAGCAGCATGACGAGGTGGACCTGGCTCTCGGGGTCGGGATCGGGAAGGACGTACAACTCGTAGAAGTTCTCCGTGTCGCGCTCGCCGACGGTGGCTTCGAGGTTGCCGGCAAG
The genomic region above belongs to Halococcus saccharolyticus DSM 5350 and contains:
- a CDS encoding heavy metal translocating P-type ATPase; its protein translation is MSQRRTQLDILGMSCANCSQTITEALQDLDGVGTATINYATDEGTVEYDPETTSLADIYAAIDAAGYEAVSTATSIAITDMTCSNCAETNQEALEGVPGVLSAEVNYATDEATVEYNPAATDREQLYAAIEDAGYSPVRDDRSEESEQDQRDAARSEEIRRQLRLTLFGAVLSLPLIAFMVEKLVLGGGALPETIFGVEFGWVEFLLATPVQIVLGRPFYRNAYTALVKNRTANMDVLIALGSSTAYLYSVVVLLGLLAGSLYFDTAALILVFITLGNYLEARSKGQAGEALQQLLEMEADTATVVDEDGNEEEVPLEEVDVGDRMKVRPGEQIPTDGVVVDGQSAVDESMVTGESVPVEKEAGDEVVGSTINENGVLVVEATKVGADTALQQIVQTVKEAQSRQPDIQNLADRISAYFVPIVIANALLWGLVWYLFPAALAGFVDTLPLLGLVAGGPAAAGGTVSAFEFAVVVFASAVLIACPCALGLATPAATMVGTSIGAKNGVLFKGGDVLERAKDVDTVVFDKTGTLTTGEMELTDVVPLDGTRTATDGGSGTVADGGMQAFEGRSESDDEIGEETVLRTAASAESGSEHPLAQAIVAGAEEHGIDLADPTEFENVPGQGVRATIDGEEVLVGNRKLIRDSDIDPAPAEDELERLEAEGKTAMLVARGGALLGLVADADTVKESAKEAVGALHDRDLAIHMITGDNERTAEAVAEEVDIDPANVRAEVLPEDKAAAVEEIQSAGSRAMMVGDGVNDAPALATAYVGTAIGSGTDVAIEAADVTLMRDDPLDVVKAIRISDGTLQKIKQNLFWALGYNTAMIPLASLGLLQPALAAAAMAFSSVSVLSNSLLFRRYTPDEDYRLLYRWR
- a CDS encoding MaoC/PaaZ C-terminal domain-containing protein produces the protein MPYSYEPHYFEDLDVGQTFESAGRTVTETDFAMHSMFTGDWTELHTNKEYSEDGPFGARIAQGPMTFILSTGLFQRTGIVERTVVAFLGMNYMDIPNPVFIGDTVSADFEVTEKRDLDSRDDAGLVVIDSEMTNQDGESVFAGDMKFLFKLKSDAE
- a CDS encoding MATE family efflux transporter, translating into MLGALRDRLYAAVLRFPALLARLGLVDRDKGTEAFDLAVPVMVSGGFRTLLRVTDFFMVSLALGSAAVAGLELGFQYYFIGFGLALGLSSGTISIVSRFVGAGEDAQADLAIKQSLWLALSITIPLTLVTWFEAEAMIGLLTDAPQTIALGGTYLRIVMLSVSFRFWSMIAARALQGAGDTRTPMYVRLLTIPVNIVLNAVLIFGIGVFPALGVAGAAWGTTIANTLAGVIFFVLLTSGRYSVRLRLGGTQWSTDIARELIRVGYPLAGLQLIRTFGRFPFLFVLASLGTGVVAAYAIARRVMLLAMMPAWGYSTASSTLVGQHVGAGDADEADDYAWQTLRIALPTQLLIAGVLVLFARPIALLFATDTPGLTVAFIRVFGLGVIAFSVSRTMRGGLRGAGDTRWPLYGTLLGTLVRLPIAALALPTTLTLTVAGVSFAPGLGLGLGAVYVAMLADLYLRAGVNLFRFWTGKWKAIAARSGVGAGGD
- a CDS encoding heavy-metal-associated domain-containing protein; the protein is MRHRIDVDGMTCTGCEAIIEDKVGAVGDVTDVTADHEAGVVAFATPRPTTGSYIEQVVADLGYEVTDHTAD
- a CDS encoding ion transporter, whose amino-acid sequence is MTVGKGGSAARAVDWLIAGLIVCNVVAVVFGTVDPLFTRYQAVFYTFELLSVAVFTAEYVLRVWSATAAEEYDHPVFGRLRFMTRPAVVIDLLAVAPFYLGTVVFASDLRVLRALRLFRFLRLFKLARYSQSVARFKRVAKRKTGDLTVAIAGTSLLLTLASSLMYFVEHDAQPEAFSSIPAALWWGVVTLTTVGYGDVYPVTPLGKLLGATVAVLGTGLVALPASILASGFIADDADPDRCPHCGRELD